DNA from Geminicoccaceae bacterium:
TTCACATTGATGAGACAAATGGACACCCCCGCCCCGTCGGGCTGATCATGTAAGAGTCATGATGAACGGGCATCGTCACAGCCCGTCGGAATAAAGCGGGAGAGTCTCATGTCGATTGCCAGACCGGTCGTGCGGACCGTCGCACGAAACCTGTTGCTCATGGGCGCGTTCACGACGGCGGCGACAGCGCCATTCCCTGTCGATGCCCAGTCGGCAAGCGAAGTCGAAAGCCTGCAGAAGCAGATCGAGGAATTGCAGAAGCAGATCGACGATCTCAGGCAGAAGCAGACCGAGACGGCCAGGCGGGTGGAGGAGCCACCCACCGTCGGATCCGGCAACGACAAGGTGCGGCTGAGCATTTCGGGACAGGTCGACCGCGCCGTCCTGATGACCAATGACGGCCACAGCAGCGATGCATTCTTCGTCGACAACGACAACAGCTCGACGCGCATCCGCATGATCGGCGAGGCCGATGCGAGCGACGACGTCACGATCGGGTCCAACATCGAGGTGCAGTTCAAGAGCAATGCCAGCACGGCGGTCAACCAGCGCGACGAGCGCAATGTCGGCCCGAACAACTTCACCGAACGCAAGATGGAGATCTATGTCGACAGCAAGAGTCTTGGCCGCCTTTCCCTGGGCCAGGGCGACACGGCCTCGAACAGCACCTCGGAGGTCGATCTTTCCGGCACCACCGTCGTCGGCTACTCGTCGATCGCCGACATGGCGGGCGGCATTCTCTTTCGCGACGGCAGCGATTTCACCGACATCACCATCGGCGACGGTTTCAGCAATCTCGATGGCCTGTCGCGGGATGACCGCATCCGCTACGACACTCCGGACTTCGGCGGCTTCAAGCTCTCGGGCTCGCTGGTCGCGGACGAGAGATCGGACATTGCCGCCCGCTTCTCCCGCCAATATGGCGAGACCAGGGTCGCGGCCGCGATCGCCTACGCTCACGACGATGGCGATTTCGACCAGGTCAACGGCTCCGCGTCGGTCCTGTTCGCGAACGGCATCAGCCTGACAGCGGCCGGCGGCAACCGGGACAACGACAACCGGGATGACGGCAGGTTCATCTACGGCAAGGTCGGCTACGAGACGAAGCTGGTCGAATACGGCACGACGGCCTTTGCCGTCGACTATCAGCATGGCGAGGATATCGGTGCCGATGGCGACAAGGGCAATTCGTTCGGCGCGTTCGCGGTGCAGAATCTCGATGATTTGGCGACCGACCTCTATTTCGGCTACCGGTACTACGACCTCGACCGGAACAACTTCGATCTTGATGCCATCAACGCCGTCATGACCGGCGCGCGCGTGAAGTTCTGATGCAGCGCACTGTTGTCGCCCTGCTGGCGATACTGGCCGTCAACAGCTGCGGCGGCCAGTCCTACACGGCGCCGGAAGTCGACGAGCTCAAGCCCGGCCGTGGTCTCTTCACGGGCGACGAGGGCGCGTTTGTCATCCGTCCCCCGGCATCCACGATGAAACCGAAGAAACAGGACCGTATCTGAAGGACTTGCGGGCTGAAGCCGATCCCGGATATCGCCGCCGGGACCGGCTTTCCTTTCGGCTTCATCCGGCCTTCCCCGTCATTCGGGCACTGCCGGATCCGGCCGCGAACTCGGGTATGTGCGCGGCGGCCGCCTCGCGGATGCGTTCCACGGCGGCACCATCGACACCGCTGTACGGCCAGAGCAGGCGGGGAGTGATCGTCGCCCATCCGCCGGCCGCCGCCATGGCCTTGTCGCAGGCATAGCCCGGAAGGCCGGATGCGAGAATGGGGGCGATGGCATCCGCCATGAACGATGCGATGCGCCGTTCCAGATCGAGGGCCGCATCGGCGTCGGTGCGGACGAGCCCCGCCCAGGCGACGGCGGCGGCGGGATCGAGGCAGGCCATGTTCGAGTAGGAACCATGGGCGCCGGAAGCGATGCCGCTGGCGTAATGATGCCCTGGAATGAACACCGCGATCCGCTCCAGCACCGGCCGCATCGCTGCATACCAGTGGCCATCTCCGCCCGCGCACTTGAGCCCGATCAGGGAAGGCACTGCAATGCAAGCCTTTTCCAGATCCTGCGGTGTGAGCACGGTCTTGGCATGCGGTGGGTTGTAGAGCACCAGCGGCATATCCTGCGCAGCCTGTGCACAGCCTTCGAGATATCTGCATGCAGCCGGCGGGTCGATCGGCGACCAGTCGGGCAACGTGACCTGAATGGCAGCGGGTGCCAATCCGCTGGCGAATATGATGCGGTCGACGGCCTGCCGTGGAAGCGGATGCGATGCGCCGATCTGGAACGGCAACCCCGCCTGCCGTGCCGCATGGGCGAAACGGCGGCTGACCGCCTCGAATTGTCCATCGGCAAGGCAGTGGAACTCGCTGGCCGTGCCGTGGACATACACGCCGTCGACACCCGCCGCGGCGAATGCCCGGACCTGTTCGTCGATGGCTTCGAGGCGGATGCCGCCATCCTCGCGCACATCGAGGAGAACGGTCGCCCACACGCCGCGCAGGCGAGCAGCCGTCATCCGCGGCGGACGCCCCCCGTTCAGGCCAGCCATGGGCGCACCGCGTCCCCGGAGAGGAAGGCCGCGAGCTTCGTTTCGGCATCGTCGCAGCGCAGCGCCATGGGCAGGCGCGCGGGGCCGACATCGATACCGCCGATGCGCAGGGCAAGCTTGGTGCCGGGGACGACACCGGTTTCCATCAGCAGCTCGACGAAGCGCTGGGAGATGTCCTGAAGCTGGCGGGCGGTGGCGAGATCGCCCTCCCGAATCGCCCGGTGCAGGGCGACATACAGCTTGCCCAGGACATTGTAGGTGGTGCCGATACCGCCATCGCTGCCGAGCAACGCGCCCGTCGCATAGATTTCATCGAAGCCGAAATAGAAGGTCTTCCCCGGATGCCGGCGGCGCAGCATCGAGAACTTGAAGAGGTCGGTGGAGGAGAATTTCACACCCTGCACACGGGGCAGTTCGAGGATGGCGGAGAGCAGGTCGAGCGGTAGCGGCCGGCCGGTGCGGATCGGGATTTCGTAGGCGATCAGCGGCAGGTCGGTGGCCGCCGACAATTCACGGTAGTAGGAAAGGATCTCGGAATCGCTGAACGGGTAGGAATGCGGCGGCAGGGCGGAGAGCGCATGATAGCCCAGCCGTGCAGCGTTGCGCGCCAGTTTGACCGAGGTGCCCAGCGAGGGCATGCCCACATGGGCGATCAGCGTCGCGGGGTGGTTTTTCGCACTTTCCGCCACGACCGCCTGCTGTTCGAGCAGGGCATCGCTTTCCAGCAGTCCGGATTCGCCGCTGCTCCCGCCGACATACAACCCCGCCAGTCCCTGGCCGAGGACATGGGCATCCAGCCGGCGCTGGCGCTCGGGATCGAATTCGCCCTGATCGTTCATTGCGGTCAGCAGGGCTACATACATGCCGGAAAGGGGCTTTGTCATGGGATGTCCGGTTGCTGGATGACGGGTCGCGGCCGGCAGGTCGTGCGTGATGGGCCCGAATGCGGCACCCGCCGGAATGCGATGACCATGCGCCCTGCTTTTTGGTTTGACAATACGGAATTATTGTCTTACCAAAATTTCCACAAACTGATCCCGTTATTCTGCCGGATGGCCCGCCGGGCCGGACGAGGGAGGCTCAAGGTGCAGCTCGCGGCCGATGGCACGCGCGGACAGGGGCGTGTCGCCGACATGATCGCCGATACGCTGATCAGCGAGATCCGCTGCGGAAAGATCGCGATCGATGACGTGCTGCCGAGCGAGCGCTCGCTGTGCGCCCGTTTCGACGCGTCGCGGCCGACGGTGCGCGAGGCCCTCTCGCAGGTGCAGCTCCGGGGCTACATCCATGCGGGCGGCGGCAAGCGGCCACGGGCGGCATGGCCATCGCTGGCGGGGATCCTGCGGGGCGCCGGCGACGTCATCCGCGATATTCTCGGCGATACCGAAAGCTCGGCCCATCTGGAACAGATGCGCC
Protein-coding regions in this window:
- a CDS encoding porin is translated as MSIARPVVRTVARNLLLMGAFTTAATAPFPVDAQSASEVESLQKQIEELQKQIDDLRQKQTETARRVEEPPTVGSGNDKVRLSISGQVDRAVLMTNDGHSSDAFFVDNDNSSTRIRMIGEADASDDVTIGSNIEVQFKSNASTAVNQRDERNVGPNNFTERKMEIYVDSKSLGRLSLGQGDTASNSTSEVDLSGTTVVGYSSIADMAGGILFRDGSDFTDITIGDGFSNLDGLSRDDRIRYDTPDFGGFKLSGSLVADERSDIAARFSRQYGETRVAAAIAYAHDDGDFDQVNGSASVLFANGISLTAAGGNRDNDNRDDGRFIYGKVGYETKLVEYGTTAFAVDYQHGEDIGADGDKGNSFGAFAVQNLDDLATDLYFGYRYYDLDRNNFDLDAINAVMTGARVKF
- a CDS encoding dihydrodipicolinate synthase family protein, with the protein product MAGLNGGRPPRMTAARLRGVWATVLLDVREDGGIRLEAIDEQVRAFAAAGVDGVYVHGTASEFHCLADGQFEAVSRRFAHAARQAGLPFQIGASHPLPRQAVDRIIFASGLAPAAIQVTLPDWSPIDPPAACRYLEGCAQAAQDMPLVLYNPPHAKTVLTPQDLEKACIAVPSLIGLKCAGGDGHWYAAMRPVLERIAVFIPGHHYASGIASGAHGSYSNMACLDPAAAVAWAGLVRTDADAALDLERRIASFMADAIAPILASGLPGYACDKAMAAAGGWATITPRLLWPYSGVDGAAVERIREAAAAHIPEFAAGSGSARMTGKAG
- a CDS encoding dihydrodipicolinate synthase family protein, whose amino-acid sequence is MTKPLSGMYVALLTAMNDQGEFDPERQRRLDAHVLGQGLAGLYVGGSSGESGLLESDALLEQQAVVAESAKNHPATLIAHVGMPSLGTSVKLARNAARLGYHALSALPPHSYPFSDSEILSYYRELSAATDLPLIAYEIPIRTGRPLPLDLLSAILELPRVQGVKFSSTDLFKFSMLRRRHPGKTFYFGFDEIYATGALLGSDGGIGTTYNVLGKLYVALHRAIREGDLATARQLQDISQRFVELLMETGVVPGTKLALRIGGIDVGPARLPMALRCDDAETKLAAFLSGDAVRPWLA